Proteins encoded within one genomic window of Rhodoflexus caldus:
- a CDS encoding porin family protein, whose amino-acid sequence MAKKLFLGLLFTVWAVAAQAQLGLLKHAPINLVMDLGISGLQDAPVSMELTPLNSRTVNIYYMKNIRISNHFSFNLGAGAGMEKYAFSKEVLLESGFQSAIMSNIASFDVRKTLVAINYADLPIEFRFTAKSGRKAFRVAAGGKIGVRVSSHTKVKFEDGDKSKYKDDFYLNPIRYGIYGRMGYSSFNVFAYYGLSELFRAGKAPDGAPVTPFTFGISLTTF is encoded by the coding sequence GTGGCAAAGAAACTTTTTTTAGGGTTACTGTTTACCGTTTGGGCAGTGGCCGCGCAGGCACAATTAGGCTTGCTGAAACATGCCCCCATCAATTTGGTAATGGATTTGGGCATTTCAGGTTTGCAGGATGCACCTGTTTCAATGGAATTGACTCCCCTGAACTCTCGCACGGTCAATATCTATTACATGAAAAACATTCGCATCAGCAACCATTTTTCGTTCAATTTGGGCGCCGGTGCAGGTATGGAAAAATATGCGTTCAGCAAGGAAGTCCTGCTGGAAAGTGGCTTTCAAAGTGCCATTATGAGCAACATTGCCTCCTTTGATGTGCGCAAAACTCTTGTGGCAATCAACTATGCCGACCTTCCGATAGAGTTCCGATTTACTGCCAAAAGCGGCAGAAAAGCCTTCCGAGTGGCCGCAGGCGGTAAAATAGGCGTTCGCGTAAGCTCGCACACCAAAGTAAAATTTGAAGACGGCGACAAGAGCAAATACAAAGACGACTTTTACCTCAATCCCATCCGTTACGGCATCTACGGGCGCATGGGCTACAGTTCATTCAACGTATTTGCCTACTATGGGCTTTCAGAACTCTTCCGCGCAGGCAAAGCCCCCGACGGTGCGCCTGTTACGCCTTTCACCTTCGGCATCTCGCTGACGACTTTTTAG
- a CDS encoding arylesterase: MNRKFFIPLIFVLGTLACNSPQQQQEQTMQNVADTVRAQTSAATDTRKVILFFGNSLTAGFGLEIEQAFPALIQRRIDSLGLPYRCINAGLSGETTASGNTRIDWMLEQPIDILVIELGGNDGLRGISPEETRKNLQSIISKAKAKYPAIKIILAGMEVPPNMGPDYAAAFRKIYPELAKSNKVELIPFLLDKVGGEPSLNLPDGIHPTAEGHLIVTETVWKTLQPVLEKP, translated from the coding sequence ATGAACCGTAAATTTTTTATACCGTTGATATTCGTTTTGGGTACATTGGCCTGTAATTCGCCACAGCAACAGCAGGAGCAAACTATGCAAAATGTTGCCGACACTGTCCGCGCACAAACATCGGCTGCAACAGATACCCGCAAAGTAATTTTATTTTTCGGCAATAGCCTGACGGCAGGTTTCGGGCTGGAAATAGAGCAGGCGTTCCCCGCACTGATTCAGCGCCGAATAGATTCGCTGGGGCTGCCCTACCGCTGCATCAATGCAGGCTTGAGCGGCGAAACCACCGCCAGCGGTAATACGCGCATAGACTGGATGCTGGAGCAACCCATTGATATTCTGGTAATTGAACTGGGCGGCAACGACGGCCTGCGTGGCATCAGCCCCGAAGAGACCCGCAAAAACCTGCAATCCATTATCAGCAAAGCCAAAGCGAAATATCCTGCCATTAAAATTATTTTGGCCGGTATGGAAGTCCCGCCCAATATGGGGCCGGACTATGCGGCAGCTTTCCGCAAAATTTATCCCGAACTTGCCAAATCCAATAAGGTGGAGTTGATTCCTTTTCTGTTGGACAAAGTAGGCGGCGAACCTTCGCTCAACCTGCCCGACGGCATCCACCCGACAGCCGAAGGCCATCTGATTGTAACCGAAACGGTTTGGAAAACCTTGCAACCCGTGTTGGAAAAGCCCTGA
- a CDS encoding ABC transporter ATP-binding protein — protein sequence MATDKEETPLLSVEDLKVCFETKHGQVTAVENISFQVKKRETIGIVGESGSGKSVTALATMRLIPPPGRIEQGKILFNSPSLGRVDITRLSREEMRMLRGGEIAMIFQEPMTSLNPVFSCGNQVMEALLLHNPELSFSEARKRTLEMFDKVKLPHPENIFRAYPHEISGGQKQRVMIAMALSCNPSLLIADEPTTALDVTVQHRILELFQELRDQIDTSILFVSHDLGVIGEVADRLLVMYNGKIVEQGATWDIFSSPQHPYTKGLLACRPRLDIKLKVLPVISDFMDTDANGNVTDRQENKFKSVGQALLLNFQSKDEIIARQEALLAQEPLIKVRNLQVHFPLEKNWLGKVTRVQKAVDGVSFEIYPGETLGLVGASGCGKTTLGRAILNLVEHVSGEVYYKHRNILKMPKRELQELRREIQIIFQDPYSSLNPRMTIGEAIMEPMRFHNLHENDKKRKEVAIDLLETVNLSSVHFNRFPHEFSGGQRQRISIARTLALQPRFIICDESVSALDVSVQAQVLNLLNQLKDKFKLTYIFISHDLSVVKFISDRILVMKEGKLVECGFAEDIYEHPKNDYTRKLIQSIPKGTLEDVRRAMLRRKMRK from the coding sequence ATGGCTACCGACAAAGAAGAAACACCACTGCTATCTGTTGAAGACCTGAAAGTTTGTTTTGAAACCAAGCACGGGCAGGTTACTGCCGTTGAAAACATCAGTTTTCAGGTCAAAAAGCGTGAGACCATTGGTATTGTCGGCGAATCAGGTTCGGGGAAGTCCGTTACGGCGCTGGCTACGATGCGGCTCATACCGCCGCCCGGGCGTATAGAACAGGGGAAAATCTTGTTCAATTCGCCTTCGCTCGGGCGCGTAGATATCACCAGACTTAGCCGCGAAGAGATGCGGATGCTTCGCGGCGGCGAAATTGCGATGATTTTTCAGGAGCCGATGACCTCCCTCAACCCCGTTTTTTCTTGTGGAAATCAGGTGATGGAGGCGCTGCTGCTGCACAATCCTGAACTTTCGTTTAGCGAAGCACGGAAGCGGACGCTTGAAATGTTTGACAAAGTCAAACTGCCGCATCCTGAAAATATTTTCCGGGCATATCCGCACGAAATTTCCGGTGGGCAGAAACAGCGCGTGATGATTGCAATGGCGCTTTCATGCAACCCTTCGCTGCTGATTGCCGATGAGCCGACAACCGCACTGGATGTAACGGTGCAGCATCGTATTCTGGAACTTTTTCAGGAACTGCGCGACCAAATAGACACGTCCATTCTTTTTGTCAGCCACGATTTGGGGGTTATTGGCGAAGTTGCCGACCGCCTGTTAGTGATGTACAACGGCAAAATTGTAGAGCAAGGCGCTACGTGGGATATATTTTCATCGCCGCAACATCCTTACACGAAAGGTCTGCTTGCCTGCCGCCCCCGTTTGGATATCAAACTGAAAGTACTGCCTGTTATCTCCGACTTTATGGACACGGATGCTAACGGAAATGTTACTGACCGTCAGGAAAACAAGTTTAAGTCGGTAGGTCAGGCGCTCTTGCTGAACTTTCAGAGCAAAGACGAAATCATCGCGCGTCAGGAAGCCTTACTTGCACAAGAACCGCTTATTAAAGTGCGCAATTTGCAAGTGCATTTTCCTTTGGAAAAAAATTGGTTGGGCAAAGTAACTCGCGTGCAAAAAGCCGTTGATGGGGTAAGTTTTGAAATCTATCCGGGCGAAACTTTGGGCTTGGTGGGTGCCAGCGGTTGCGGCAAAACAACACTGGGACGTGCCATTCTTAATTTGGTTGAGCACGTATCGGGGGAGGTTTACTACAAGCACCGCAATATTCTCAAAATGCCTAAGCGCGAATTGCAGGAATTGCGCCGCGAAATTCAGATTATTTTCCAAGACCCCTATTCCTCGTTGAATCCGCGAATGACCATCGGTGAGGCCATTATGGAGCCTATGCGCTTCCACAATTTGCACGAGAACGACAAGAAGCGCAAAGAAGTTGCCATTGACCTGTTGGAAACGGTTAATTTGAGTAGCGTACACTTTAACCGATTCCCGCATGAGTTTTCGGGCGGGCAGCGCCAGCGCATTTCCATTGCCCGCACATTGGCGCTGCAACCCAGATTTATTATTTGCGACGAGTCGGTATCGGCACTTGATGTATCGGTTCAGGCGCAGGTGCTCAATCTGCTCAACCAGTTGAAAGACAAGTTTAAGCTAACCTACATCTTCATTTCCCACGATTTGTCGGTTGTGAAATTTATTTCTGACCGCATTTTGGTAATGAAGGAAGGAAAACTCGTGGAGTGCGGTTTTGCTGAAGATATTTACGAACACCCTAAAAACGATTACACGCGCAAACTCATTCAATCCATTCCGAAAGGAACGTTGGAAGATGTTCGCCGTGCGATGTTGCGCCGCAAGATGCGGAAGTAA
- the lnt gene encoding apolipoprotein N-acyltransferase: MLPLQLSHRYLLLLSLVAGLLLGLAWYAPTAWLIFIGFAPLFAIEYIIRRSEAKRYLLLCFGYSYLAFLIWNIIATWWLWNASPAASIFAFTANAALMAGTLTLFHAAVRASSDKFGYLLFVVLWMSFEYFHHHWGFSWPWLTLGNVFGFMPSWVQWYEYTGTPGGTLWVIAVNLMVFETFWKAPRLWKLNAVLAILMIAVPVAASLVVYYNHKERGPAVEVTVVQPNLDCYAEKFDYNAKTGQVNTGLTYVPYEEQVARFINLSKSKITPQTAFVLWPETSLHQTFVEESNFTILTAPYPMSEVGKFKRQYPQLSLMTGADTYIAFHPDSLPDRPTVRKGSGMGYEIFNTAVFIGEDTTVQYYHKSKLVVGVESNPLASVFKWIDNSLMLNLGGVVGNLGSQEQRTVFFNRDSIGIAPIICYESVYGDFVTEYVQKKANILGIITNDGWWGNTPGHVQHLALASLRAIETRRSIARAANTGISGFINQRGDIISRIPYNEMGAATMSIHANSGMTLYARIGDALYRLAAFLAGFMVLSAFVRRRVRGITPPKKNL, from the coding sequence ATGTTGCCACTGCAACTTTCACATCGCTATTTGCTGCTCCTTTCGTTGGTGGCCGGCCTCTTGCTCGGCCTTGCGTGGTATGCACCTACCGCATGGCTGATTTTCATCGGATTTGCCCCTTTGTTTGCCATAGAGTACATCATTCGCCGCAGCGAGGCGAAGCGTTATCTATTACTTTGCTTTGGTTACAGCTATCTCGCCTTTCTGATTTGGAATATAATAGCCACGTGGTGGCTGTGGAATGCTTCTCCTGCCGCCTCCATATTTGCTTTTACGGCCAATGCAGCGCTCATGGCAGGTACTTTAACGCTGTTTCATGCAGCAGTGAGGGCATCTTCGGATAAGTTTGGCTATTTGCTGTTTGTCGTTCTTTGGATGTCGTTTGAATATTTTCACCACCATTGGGGCTTTTCGTGGCCTTGGCTGACGCTGGGAAATGTTTTTGGCTTTATGCCCTCATGGGTGCAGTGGTATGAATACACCGGTACGCCCGGGGGCACGCTTTGGGTAATTGCCGTTAATTTGATGGTGTTTGAAACCTTTTGGAAAGCCCCTCGCCTCTGGAAACTCAACGCAGTACTTGCAATATTGATGATTGCCGTGCCGGTGGCTGCATCGCTCGTGGTTTATTACAATCACAAAGAACGCGGGCCGGCAGTGGAGGTAACAGTTGTTCAGCCCAACCTTGACTGCTATGCTGAAAAGTTTGACTATAACGCTAAAACGGGGCAAGTCAATACAGGATTAACTTATGTGCCTTACGAGGAGCAGGTAGCACGATTTATTAACCTGAGTAAGAGCAAGATAACACCACAAACAGCCTTTGTTCTCTGGCCGGAAACCTCACTCCATCAAACTTTTGTGGAAGAAAGCAATTTTACGATACTGACAGCTCCCTATCCGATGTCGGAAGTCGGAAAGTTTAAGAGGCAGTATCCGCAACTCAGCCTGATGACAGGTGCCGATACGTACATCGCGTTCCACCCCGACAGCCTGCCCGACCGCCCTACGGTGCGCAAAGGCAGCGGTATGGGGTATGAGATTTTCAATACGGCTGTTTTTATAGGCGAGGATACAACGGTGCAATATTACCACAAGTCTAAACTGGTGGTAGGGGTTGAATCTAACCCGCTTGCAAGTGTGTTTAAATGGATTGATAACAGCCTGATGTTGAATCTGGGGGGCGTAGTTGGCAACTTAGGCAGTCAAGAACAACGAACCGTTTTTTTCAACCGCGACAGCATCGGCATTGCTCCGATTATCTGCTACGAATCCGTGTACGGTGATTTTGTTACGGAATACGTGCAGAAGAAAGCCAATATTCTGGGAATTATAACCAACGACGGTTGGTGGGGCAATACCCCCGGCCATGTACAGCATCTGGCGCTTGCAAGCCTGCGTGCCATAGAAACGCGCCGCAGCATTGCCCGCGCTGCCAATACGGGTATTTCGGGTTTTATCAACCAACGCGGCGATATTATTTCGCGCATTCCATACAACGAAATGGGGGCAGCCACTATGTCCATCCATGCCAACAGCGGCATGACCTTATACGCCCGTATAGGTGATGCACTCTATCGGCTGGCAGCTTTTCTGGCCGGTTTTATGGTACTTTCGGCGTTTGTAAGGCGTAGAGTAAGGGGGATTACGCCGCCAAAGAAGAATCTGTAA
- a CDS encoding ATP-binding protein encodes MHSLQLLPIGQQDFSELRRTNRLYVDKTNYIYNMLHHGSVFFFLARPRRFGKSLLVSTLKCIFEGKKELFEGLYIYDKISWDAHPIIHLDFSNLDFKGKGLRTALSDRLDEIAAAYSTAFKAATIGSKFKELMENLYKQTGKQAVILIDEYDKPITDVLEVGKNERAHEHRDIMREFYSVVKGSSQYIRLFFMTGIARFSKVSLFSDLNNLTDLSYSDYFHNMLGYTQQELEDYFKPYLDITALKHNISASELAERVKEWYNGFSWNGVEKLYNPYSILRFFGEQKFMNFWFDSGTPKFLVEWLKKQMIYDISRKAVSPLMIENFDIDNINLYTLLFQTGYLTIAECDELGIYLLDYPNKEVRQALLEYIMVAFANSAESSVWARNIIRAVRSHDMPQLIQAINTLFASIPYQIFDQHQEKYFHAVIFLAFQLCGFHIKSEVSVSAGRIDAVMEHDNRIYIFEFKLNDSAANALRQIKERAYYKAYEGAHREIYLVGINFSGQTKEVAEWLIEKI; translated from the coding sequence ATGCACAGTCTGCAACTGCTCCCCATCGGCCAACAAGATTTTAGTGAATTGCGCCGAACCAATCGCTTATATGTGGATAAAACCAATTATATCTACAATATGCTGCACCACGGGAGTGTGTTTTTTTTTCTTGCCCGTCCGCGCCGATTTGGCAAGTCGCTGTTGGTGAGCACGCTCAAATGCATTTTTGAAGGTAAAAAAGAGCTATTCGAGGGGTTGTATATCTATGACAAAATAAGTTGGGATGCACACCCCATTATTCACTTGGATTTCAGCAACTTAGATTTCAAAGGTAAAGGCTTGCGTACTGCTTTGAGCGACCGGTTAGACGAAATTGCGGCAGCTTATAGTACCGCCTTTAAAGCGGCTACGATTGGCAGTAAGTTTAAGGAGCTGATGGAAAACCTGTATAAGCAAACGGGCAAACAAGCAGTAATTCTGATAGACGAATATGACAAACCCATAACCGATGTATTGGAAGTGGGTAAAAATGAGCGCGCGCATGAGCATCGCGATATCATGCGTGAGTTTTACAGTGTCGTAAAAGGCAGTTCGCAGTATATCCGCTTGTTTTTCATGACAGGAATTGCCCGATTCTCCAAAGTTTCCCTGTTTTCGGATTTAAACAATCTGACAGATTTGAGTTATTCCGATTATTTCCATAACATGCTGGGCTACACACAGCAAGAGTTGGAAGATTATTTTAAACCCTACCTTGACATAACAGCCCTAAAACATAATATTTCGGCCTCAGAACTTGCCGAACGAGTTAAGGAATGGTACAATGGCTTTTCGTGGAATGGTGTAGAAAAGTTGTATAATCCGTACTCTATCCTCCGGTTTTTCGGGGAGCAAAAATTCATGAATTTTTGGTTTGACAGCGGTACACCCAAGTTTTTGGTGGAATGGCTGAAAAAGCAAATGATTTATGATATTTCGCGTAAGGCGGTTTCGCCATTGATGATTGAAAATTTTGACATTGATAATATTAACCTCTACACACTGCTTTTCCAGACAGGATACTTAACAATAGCGGAATGCGATGAACTGGGAATTTACTTGTTGGACTATCCGAACAAAGAAGTAAGGCAGGCACTATTGGAGTACATTATGGTGGCTTTTGCAAACAGCGCGGAAAGTAGTGTGTGGGCACGTAACATCATCCGAGCAGTGCGCAGCCACGATATGCCACAACTAATACAAGCCATCAACACCCTTTTTGCATCCATTCCTTATCAGATATTTGACCAACATCAGGAAAAATATTTTCATGCAGTCATTTTTCTTGCCTTTCAGCTTTGCGGCTTCCATATCAAGTCGGAGGTTAGCGTTTCCGCAGGGCGTATAGATGCGGTTATGGAGCACGACAACCGCATTTACATTTTTGAATTTAAACTGAATGACAGCGCAGCAAATGCGTTGAGGCAAATCAAAGAGCGGGCTTATTATAAAGCATATGAAGGCGCGCACAGAGAAATTTATTTGGTTGGCATCAATTTTTCGGGGCAAACCAAAGAGGTAGCCGAATGGTTAATTGAAAAAATATAA